In one Alnus glutinosa chromosome 14, dhAlnGlut1.1, whole genome shotgun sequence genomic region, the following are encoded:
- the LOC133857851 gene encoding uncharacterized protein LOC133857851 isoform X1, translating to MGSRLGRRVVHMANLPIKLLMPSTFTNIQEIALKTIPSASKIEIKRVLESLYGFEVEKVRTLNMEGKKKKRGGMLIAKPDYKKAYVTLRNPLSISPELYPIRIIEEDKRQLNKQSKSSVVEDGEGKRHWLDEKPRANEIGGQRPGDRGRRGEHQRGDVAKFPWSSMRSAAGARMFDAKKI from the exons atgggAAGCAGATTGGGAAGACGAGTGGTACACATGGCGAACCTCCCAATCAAGCTCCTAATGCCCAGCACCTTCACCAACATCCAAGAGATCGCACTCAAGACCATCCCGTCGGCGTCCAAGATCGAAATCAAGCGCGTGCTCGAGTCCCTTTACGGCTTCGAGGTCGAGAAGGTCCGCACCCTCAACATGGAGGGCAAGAAGAAGAAGCGCGGAGGGATGTTGATCGCCAAGCCCGACTACAAGAAGGCCTATGTAACTCTGAGAAACCCGCTCTCAATCTCGCCGGAGCTCTACCCGATTCGGATCATCGAGGAGGATAAGCGGCAACTGAACAAGCAGTCCAAGTCGAGCGTCGTGGAGGACGGCGAGGGCAAGAGGCACTGGCTCGACGAGAAGCCTAGGGCTAATGAGATTGGAGGTCAGCGACCCGGCGATCGCGGTCGTCGCGGCGAGCACCAGCGTGGCGACGTGGCGAAGTTTCCGTGGAGCAGTATGAGGTCTGCTGCTGGTGCGAG GATGTTTGATGCAAAGAAAATTTAG
- the LOC133857851 gene encoding uncharacterized protein LOC133857851 isoform X2 — protein sequence MGSRLGRRVVHMANLPIKLLMPSTFTNIQEIALKTIPSASKIEIKRVLESLYGFEVEKVRTLNMEGKKKKRGGMLIAKPDYKKAYVTLRNPLSISPELYPIRIIEEDKRQLNKQSKSSVVEDGEGKRHWLDEKPRANEIGGQRPGDRGRRGEHQRGDVAKFPWSSMRSAAGAR from the coding sequence atgggAAGCAGATTGGGAAGACGAGTGGTACACATGGCGAACCTCCCAATCAAGCTCCTAATGCCCAGCACCTTCACCAACATCCAAGAGATCGCACTCAAGACCATCCCGTCGGCGTCCAAGATCGAAATCAAGCGCGTGCTCGAGTCCCTTTACGGCTTCGAGGTCGAGAAGGTCCGCACCCTCAACATGGAGGGCAAGAAGAAGAAGCGCGGAGGGATGTTGATCGCCAAGCCCGACTACAAGAAGGCCTATGTAACTCTGAGAAACCCGCTCTCAATCTCGCCGGAGCTCTACCCGATTCGGATCATCGAGGAGGATAAGCGGCAACTGAACAAGCAGTCCAAGTCGAGCGTCGTGGAGGACGGCGAGGGCAAGAGGCACTGGCTCGACGAGAAGCCTAGGGCTAATGAGATTGGAGGTCAGCGACCCGGCGATCGCGGTCGTCGCGGCGAGCACCAGCGTGGCGACGTGGCGAAGTTTCCGTGGAGCAGTATGAGGTCTGCTGCTGGTGCGAGGTAG
- the LOC133857849 gene encoding BTB/POZ domain-containing protein DOT3: MRKSLQVTRPRSPGSHSDGSDQVRDQSIVNPTELNHIADSFEKKGHSWFITSQIKTDLSIQVQDITFKVHKYPLVAKCSYIGRLELQPSISSSGYDLKLENFPGGPATFKIILKFCYGLPVDLNCNNIAALRCASEFLEMTEELEDGNLITKTEAFLTFVVLSSWKDTIIVLKSCETLSPWAENLQIARRCCDSIAWKASREISTCTGDAVYEEGWWFDGVATLCIDHFVRVITATRAKGTKPEIIGKCIMHYAERWLPDMEIELEGLRGYGHGKNELQLSIYSGKEEGGIELSKEQKTIIESLVSILPPQQEAVSCKFLFKMLKMAMAYSATPALISELEKRVGMMLEDASVNDLLIPSYKNGNQVKLVNSPEQQTMHDIDVVQRIVEYFFMHEQQQQKPGKCNISKLLDNYLAEIAKDPNLSITKFQVLAELFPENDCDDGLYRAIDIYLKSHRSLSEHDRRRLCKIMNCEKLSLDACMHAAQNDRLPLRTIIQVLFSEQVKMRAVMQEKELAPSGNISEQEGNQSSTVTEIKTLKAELEIVKKKMAELQSDYSDLQREYEKQNKKPKNASGWSFRWRKIKNSLHDRVDGDEIGEGQQRPNCFRRGLSIS; this comes from the exons ATGAGGAAGTCTCTTCAAGTGACCAGACCTCGAAGCCCTGGGAGTCATTCCGATGGCAGTGATCAAGTTCGTGACCAAAGCATCGTAAACCCCACCGAACTCAACCATATAGCTGATAGCTTCGAGAAGAAAGGACACTCATG GTTTATTACTTCTCAAATCAAAACTGATTTATCAATCCAAGTTCAAGATATCACCTTTAAAGTTCACAag TATCCCTTGGTGGCAAAATGTAGCTACATAGGCCGATTAGAACTTCAGCCTTCAATCTCAAGTTCGGGGTACGACCTCAAGCTTGAAAACTTTCCAGGAGGACCAGCAACAttcaaaatcattttaaaattctGTTATGGTCTTCCAGTAGACTTAAACTGTAACAACATAGCTGCACTAAGATGTGCATCAGAGTTTCTAGAGATGACCGAAGAGTTAGAAGATGGAAATCTCATCACCAAGACAGAAGCTTTCCTCACATTTGTAGTCCTTTCCTCATGGAAAGACACCATTATTGTCCTAAAATCCTGTGAAACTCTATCTCCATGGGCTGAAAATCTCCAAATTGCCAGAAGATGCTGTGACTCGATAGCTTGGAAGGCTTCTAGAGAAATCTCAACGTGTACTGGAGACGCAGTTTATGAAGAAGGGTGGTGGTTTGATGGTGTGGCTACCCTTTGCATTGATCATTTCGTAAGGGTTATAACAGCTACAAGGGCAAAGGGAACAAAACCAGAGATCATAGGTAAATGTATCATGCACTATGCAGAGAGATGGTTGCCTGACATGGAGATCGAGTTAGAAGGACTAAGAGGATATGGGCATGGAAAGAATGAGCTGCAGCTCAGTATTTATAGTGGGAAGGAGGAAGGGGGCATTGAACTCAGCAAGGAGCAAAAAACAATTATTGAAAGCCTAGTAAGCATACTTCCTCCTCAGCAGGAGGCTGTTTCATGTAAGTTCCTATTCAAGATGTTAAAGATGGCAATGGCATATTCTGCAACACCAGCATTGATTTCAGAGCTTGAAAAGAGAGTGGGGATGATGTTGGAAGATGCCAGTGTCAATGATCTTCTGATCCCTAGTTACAAAAATGGCAATCAAGTGAAACTGGTGAA TTCACCTGAACAACAGACAATGCACGACATAGATGTTGTGCAAAGAATagtggagtatttttttatgcaCGAACAGCAGCAGCAGAAGCCTGGCAAATGCAATATCAGTAAGCTCTTAGACAATTACCTAGCTGAGATTGCAAAAGACCCAAATCTCTCTATCACCAAGTTTCAAGTTTTAGCTGAATTATTCCCAGAAAATGATTGCGATGATGGTCTCTATAGAGCCATTGACATATACCTCAAG AGTCACCGTTCACTATCTGAGCATGACCGTAGAAGACTGTGCAAAATAATGAACTGTGAGAAACTCTCTCTTGACGCATGCATGCATGCCGCACAAAATGATCGATTGCCTCTAAGAACCATTATCcag GTGCTGTTTTCAGAGCAAGTAAAGATGAGGGCAGTAATGCAAGAGAAGGAGCTAGCACCAAGTGGAAATATCTCAGAACAGGAGGGAAACCAGTCATCTACAGTCACGGAGATCAAGACTCTCAAGGCCGAGCTTgaaattgtaaagaaaaagatggCAGAGCTGCAGAGCGACTACTCTGACCTGCAACGGGAGTATGAAAAGCAAAACAAGAAGCCAAAGAATGCATCGGGTTGGAGTTTCCGTTGGAGGAAGATCAAGAACTCTTTACATGATAGAGTGGATGGGGACGAAATTGGAGAAGGACAGCAGAGACCCAACTGCTTCAGACGAGGGTTATCCATCTCCTAA
- the LOC133856806 gene encoding uncharacterized mitochondrial protein AtMg00810-like, with protein MTTVRTFLAVAAAKHWVLHQLDVNNAFLHGDLEEEVYMTLPPGFKGKGEPKVCKLTKSLYGLKQASRQWFSKLSTALLDLGFSQSKADYSLFTKVQDSIFIGLLVYVDDIAITSNDVAAATSLIADLNSKFCLKDLGSLKYFLGLEIARSSLGISVSQRKYALEILQDSGFLASKPVSFPMEHNLKLSRDHGTLLADPTPYRRLIGRLLYLTLTRPYLAYSVQTLSQFMDKPRQPHLDVAYRVLRYVKHAPGQGLFFSAQSDFKLKAFCDADWAGCYDTRRSITGFCVFLGTSLISWKSKKQQTVSRSSAESEYRSMASTGCELLWLFNLLHDFQIVHPHPATLFCDSQAALHIAANPVFHERTKHIDIDCHFICEKIQLGLIKTLHVSSQNQLADIFTKALGNSLFHKLLSKMSVHDIHSPS; from the coding sequence ATGACTACTGTCCGGACCTTTCTTGCTGTTGCAGCTGCTAAGCATTGGGTGTTGCATCAACTTGATGTCAACAATGCTTTCCTTCATGGTGATTTAgaagaagaggtttacatgacTTTACCTCCCGGCTTTAAGGGTAAGGGGGAGCCTAAAGTCTGCAAGTTAACAAAGTCCCTCTATGGTTTGAAACAAGCCTCTAGACAATGGTTTTCTAAGCTCTCAACTGCCTTGCTTGATCTTGGTTTTTCTCAATCCAAAGCAGATTACTCTTTGTTTACTAAAGTTCAGGATTCTATCTTCATTGGTCTATtggtatatgttgatgatattgctATTACTAGCAATGATGTTGCAGCGGCTACTTCTCTCATTGCAGATTTGAACTCTAAGTTTTGTCTCAAAGACCTTGGTTCACTCAAGTATTTTTTGGGTCTTGAAATTGCTCGTTCTTCCTTGGGCATTTCTGTTTCACAAAGAAAATATGCCTTAGAAATCTTACAAGATTCTGGTTTCTTGGCTTCTAAACCAGTTTCTTTTCCCATGGAACATAATTTGAAACTTTCTAGAGATCATGGTACTCTTTTGGCTGATCCGACCCCTTATAGAAGACTTATTGGTCGTCTTCTTTACTTAACTCTTACTCGGCCATATTTGGCTTATTCGGTTCAAACCTTAAGCCAATTCATGGACAAGCCTCGCCAACCCCATCTTGATGTTGCCTACCGGGTTCTCAGATATGTGAAGCATGCTCCTGGTCaaggtttatttttttctgccCAATCTGATTTCAAGCTTAAGGCCTTCTGTGATGCTGACTGGGCAGGCTGCTATGACACCCGTAGGTCCATCactggtttttgtgtttttcttggcaCTTCTTTAATCTCTTGGAAGTCAAAGAAACAACAAACGGTCTCTAGATCCTCTGCAGAATCCGAGTACCGTTCTATGGCCTCTACTGGTTGCGAACTTCTTTGGTTATTCAATTTACTTCATGATTTTCAGATTGTGCATCCTCATCCTGCCACCCTGTTTTGTGATAGCCAGGCTGCATTGCATATTGCAGCTAATCCGGTGTTCCACGAGCGTACCAAGCACATTGATATAGACTGTCATTTTATTTGTGAGAAAATCCAGCTTGGTCTCATCAAAACACTTCATGTTTCTTCCCAAAATCAGTTAGCTGATATCTTTACTAAAGCCCTTGGAAACTCTCTTTTCCATAAGCTTTTGTCCAAGATGTCTGTTCACGACATTCACAgtccatcttga